The segment CCATTGAATTATGGTATGTTGGGTGGCGACAAAGAAGTAGTGTTCTTGCCTCGGCGTGATACAGAAACGCCGATGGCGCCCCATAAAATCAATTTTAGAGCAAATATCTGGGCTTTGCGTGATGCTGGCGTGCAAACTATTATCGCTACTGCGGCAATCGCAGGCATTACAGAACAATATAATTCTGGTGATTTAGTTTTACCTGATCAATTGATTGATTACACCTATGGTCGGGATAATACTTTCTTTGGAGAAGATCATATTGCTCAAGTTGATTTTGCTGAGCCTTATAGCGAGATTCTGCGCCAAAAAATTATTAAAAAAGCGCATGAATTAGATTTGGAGCTTCATCAGCATGCAACTTATGGCATCACACAAGGGCCTCGATTTGAGACCATTGCTGAAGTTAAGAAATTAGCACAAGATGGGTGTCATGTTGTGGGTATGACTGGTATGCCTGAAGCAGCACTTGCCAGAGAATTGGATCTAGACTACATATTGCTTGGTATCATTGTAAGAGTTGCTGGTAAATATAACAAAACGCCAGAAATGGAGGCAAAAGTATTGTCTTGTGAAAAGAAATTGGCTTATTTGATCGAGCAATTAATATTAGATCCTGTGACTTGAACTGAGCCTGTCATGCAAGCGAAGGTTCATAGGCTTCAACTTAAAGATAATTGCCCTCTAAAATTGAGCTAAGACGTGTTTCACGGTACTTAGTGAGCGAGCTTTTTTTAATTTGTATAACGCCTCACTCGACTTTCAGCCATCCTCTCCTAAACTAGGAGAGGGGCGAGCAAGCATAGAGTCTGTGATTGCCTCATAGATTTTTTTGAAAGAAATGATGGTATGGCACTATAAATTTTGTGTAGGAGGCGACCACTGTGTCACACCTAAACTTATAAAATTAATTCTGTTAAAAAATTTTCTGCTCTTTGAACCTTGATATTGTCAATCATTTTCTCAATGCGAATATTTTTTACAAGTTGCGTAGCGGGGAAATTATATTTTTTATGAAATGTGTATAAAGGTTTTGAAAGTTCTTTGTCTGATGATTTGACCTCAATGATTTGTTGTACGGTTTCATCTTTGATTAGAGCAAAATCAACTTCTTCCTTGTCCTTTGTCCGCAAATAATGTAATGCATAGTTTTCTGCTTGATAATCAATCTTCGCAAAGACATGTTTTAAGAGGGAAACTGCAACAATATTTTCTAATTGTGCACCTTCATTTTTCTTGATTAATCCTGAGTCGAAAAAATATATTTTAGGTTCTTTTAATAAACTTCGTGCAATATTTTTTGAGAAGGGTGTTATACGAAAAATAATATATAATGCTTCGAGAATCTCTATATATTTTTTAACAGTAATGGGAGAAATAGCAATATCTTCGGCAAGTGATTGATAAGAAATTGGAGAACCTACTTTAGTTTTTAATAGCTCAAATAATGTTCTAATTGCTTGTATATTTTGTATTTTATTAAAATCAAAAACATCTGTTGCTAGTAAACTATTTACATATTGTAAGCGCCAGCGATTAACTTCAATTAAATCATTGATTAAATAAGGTTCTGGAAAACCACTTTTATCTATTAGATCATTTATATTATAAGATTTGTTTAATTGTTTTAATTCTGCGCAAGAGAGTGGCATAAGTCTATGCAGAAAGTAACGGCCTGCTAATGAATCTCCAATATGATTGAAGATTTCTAATCTAGCGCTACCTGTAACAAGAAGATGCATTGATTCTGCTTTAGTATCATAAATTCCTTTTAAATAATTTTTCCAGTTTGGCATTTTATGTATTTCATCGAGTATTAATAAATCCGTATTGAATAGCCAAGCTTGATCATGAATGATATTTCTATCTTGTAAATTGTCAAAATTGAGATATACCGGATATTGATATGATTTTGCGAGTTGTTTAGCCAAAAAGGTTTTGCCCACTTGCCTAGGACCTGTGATTAAGACCATTTTGCGTTTTAGGTCTTTAAGAATAGCCGATGATTGAATTCTTTCCATACTGACTATTCTATATTAAAATGTCGAATAGTCAAGACTTTTCAATATTTTAATATAGAATAGTCAAATCAATTCTTTAGCGCAATTTAAAGATAAATCATTATTAATCAAATGTTTACATATGCTATCAAATTTCATCTCGCTTTTCGCATTCAATCCAGCGTTTAAGTACCTCAGGTGCTGGTGGGCAGGCAATTTCTTTCCCCATGAGATCGATTAATTGTTGAGAAGGAATTTTGCCTTCTTTTCCCACAAAAAGTGCTTTCAGCAGTGCAGTTGCACAGAGCACATCTTCTTTAAAAAAATGTTGTTCCATATAAATCCATTTTTCATCCCAATAGATGACTTTAGATTCAAGCTTGTATTTTTGGAATAGGTTTAAGGGTTTTAAATAATGAATTTTAGCGCTCCCTAAGACTGGTAGCCAGCCACGTTTTAGACAAGCACCGAGTAGGCCATTTACAAAAGTTAAATGCAAACGGCCGAGATCCATAACCGTTAAATAACGGCCATTATTCATATGCATATTTAAATCAAGATCGTTTGGCCACACGCGCATATCTAATTGTGTGGACTCTAGTGGATCTGCGGGTTTTTGCATAAAAGGGAAGCGCAATAACAACCAAATCAATCTAAGATATAAATTCATTTTTTACTCGAAAATTAATTAAATTTACGCACTAAGACACTACCAATTGAATAGCCTGCACCAAATGAGCAAATAATACCGATTTCATTTTCTATAAAATCATGATGATGTTGGTGAAAGCAAATGATGCTACCTGCTGAACTGGTATTTGCAAAAGTATCTAAGATAATAGGAGCATCAAGTTCATTGAGCTCTTTGTTTAAGACTTTTTTAGTAATCAATTCATTCATGCTACGATTGGCTTGGTGCAACCAAAGACGCTTTATATCCTCGAGTTGAATGTGATTACTATTGCAGTGTGATAGCAGATGTTCACATACCAATGGAATGACCTCTTTAAATACTTTTCGCCCTTGTTGCATGAACAAATGATGAGGAATTGCTTCTTGCGTTGCAACTTCTGTATGTGTCAAAAAGCCTTGGTTGTTGCGAATATTGTTCGAATAGCTGGTTGTTAGTTTAGTATCGATAATTTGAAAATGTGGTACTTTTGCAAGGGATTTTTCTTGCAATACTAATGCGGTGCAAGCATCCCCAAAAATAAAATGCGATTCTCTGTCTCTAAAATTTAAATGTCCAGAACAAATCTCAGGATTAACCACTATAATGGTTTTCGCTTGTTTTGCTTCGATCATGGCTGTTGCCGTTGCTATTCCAAAAGTAGCAGAAGAGCATGCTACATTCATATCAAAGCCAAAAGCAGCAGATTGTAGGAAATGGGCAATTTCAATTGAAATGGCGGGATAAGCGCGTTGAAAATTAGAACATGCTACAATAATGCCATCAACCTCTTGTGGGTTTATCTGCGCAACATCAAGTGCTTGATTAATTGCCTTCAATGCCATCTCACATTGCAAAGAGGGTTCTTCTGGCGCTCTTGTCGCAATAAAGGGACGCATACGAGTGGGATCGAGAATGCCTTTCTTATCGATGACATAACGTTGCTTAATACCGGAAGCTTTTTCAATAAAGCCAGCAGAGGAAGGCTCTAAAGCTTGAATTTCGCCACTGGTAATTTTATCTTTATTGCTCTGATTAAAATCATCGACGTAGGAATTAAAGGAATCCACTAATTCTTGGTTTGTGATCACCTGAGTGGGTGTAAAAAGTCCTGTACCGGAAATTACAACTGTCATTTTGAAAATCCTTACACCATATTATTGATGGATGGAGAATACTTTATTGTTTGAAAAAAGCTTGCAATGCAAGTTGTGCTTCTTTAGATTGCAAACATTCAAAAAAGGACTTTGCCTCATAAGCAGTAACAGAAGAGACTTCTTCTAATATAGGTTTTTTGAGCAGTGCTTTGGTTAATTGTATGGCTTTAGGCGATTTGCTTGCTATTTTATTGGCTTTCTCAAGTGCGATCGTGAGCGCAGAATGAATGGGTGCAATTTCATTAATGATCTTAAGTTGCAATGCAGTTTGTGCATCAAATCTCTCGCCTAGCATGAGCAATTCACTTGCCTTTACATGGCCTACTAATCGAGGTAAAAGAAAACTGCTAGCAGCTTCTGGGCAGGCAGCTAAATTAATAAAGGGTAATTGAAATTGACTGCTGTGATCGGCAATCACCATATCACAATGTAGGAGTAGGGTAGTACCAATGCCAATTGCGAGACCATTCACGGCTGCAATGAGTGGTTTTTTAAATCTAGGCAATAGCATTAATAAATTTAAAACTGGTTCAAGATCATGCATAGATTTTGCGTCGATAAAATCGGATAGATCATTGCCTGCGGTAAAGCAGGTCTCGCTGCCACTCAGTACGACTGCATGTATGCTATCTTGTTGTTCTGCTTCAAGGAGTGCCTGTGTTAAGGATTGGTACATGGCTCGAGACAATGCATTTTTCTTCTCGGCGCGATTGAATTCGATGATTAAAACATTATCACGTTGTTGGCAAATAATAGATTCCTGCTGAGCCATTTTGATTCCTTGTTAACACGGACAGAAGAACAGAGGTTAACAATAAAAATGTGCGAGGTAAATCTTTATAGATTCTCGTAAAAATTTTATTTTCTTCTACCGACGTTTTAATTGAGGTTTCATGAAAAATGCCTTAAAACAGCATTTAAAATGGTTTTTTAATTTTAGCGACATGTGCAGCTTTAATATGTAGTAGTTCCTCTTCTACCTCATTAAACTGAATTTCTAACTGAAATACAATTTTTTTAAGGTGTTCTAAGCGCATTTCTTGGGTTGAGATTTCTAAAGCTAAACAGCTGTGTGAAAAAGAGATTGCGCCCACATCTATACTTCTGCGTCTTAACTCTCTTGCTGCCCCTGTAAAATTTTCTAAATTCTTTGCTTCTAAGGCAGAAAGTAAGTTTGAAAATTTCTTACGCGCATCTATTAAATAAAGCTCGATCAATTCCCCTAAATCTTTTTGAAATGCAACTTGGAAGTCATTTAATAACTGTGTATTAATATTTGGAGAAACAACTGAGCTTCCCATTGATAGCACCTTTGTATTTACATCAAAACATCGCTGGCCATTATAGTGTAGTTGCACATTAAAGAAACACTTTTATCTGAAAAAAGGGCACATTGAAGAAAAAAATCTTCAAAATGTGTTTGTTGAGCGACTAAAATTGGGTTATATTCTAGATGTACAGAGCACACATTAAAGGCTGATCAAACAATGAGTACACAAAACGATAAAGAATCACAATATCGCAAGGAGCTCATAGAATCATGCAGGAAATTAAGTGTTGATTTAGATTTTCATGGAAGTGTGGAACAATTTTCTTTTGAGAATGAGCCATACCTCAGCCTAGAAGATAGGCTTTGCATTGCAATTGTTATGGGTTCGAAGGAAACGGTGAAGCGTACTCTGGAGTTAGGTGCTGATGCAAATCATGTACAGAAAGGGATGAGTATTTATCAGCTCGCTGAAGCGCACAAACGAGCTGAATTGTTACCCCTTTTAAAAACATTTGGCGTAAAGCCCCATTCAAATAAAAAACTTAAGAAAAGAAACAGTTAAAAACCCACAGAATTATCCCCGTCATTACTACCTCCCTTGGATGTGGTTTTTATTTGCTCATGCCTTATATTGGTCTTTAAGCCTACTTTTTCATAGGGCTTTGATTTTTGAGCGGGCTGGCTGTTTTTAAGATAATGACTGTATAAATCCTTTTGGTGACATACCCATAATGCAATAACCCAAGGAATTGTAAAAAGCAGTAAAATTGCTTGAATCACCCAAAAACTCCAGTTGGGCAGTAATTGGCTGGTTACTGGAAAATAATAATGTGCCATTTCTGGAATGTTGGCAATAAAAAGAATTTTTACAAAGGCAACAACTGTATATAAAAAGCTTCTCCAATAAAAACCTTTTACCATCATTTCACTGGTTTCTATAGACTCATTGGCATCGAGTCTTTCTGTAAAAACCATTACAAAGGCAAAAATTTTAGGAATGAGTGCTAAAAGAACTAAGGTATACATAATGCTTGGTGCAAGGAAAGAAATGAGCAAAGGCAAGGTAGGGAGCTTTAGAGCTGGTAGATTAATTGCAAAAAATAGCAGAATGCACCCCATAATAATCAGAAGTGGTAATACGCTTGCAGAGACAATGCTGCCAATTAAACTAATAAAGCGTTCTAGAGAATAGAGAAACAAAGAAATCAGTGATGCAGGCTTTTGTACCATGTGATTATTGATAAGCATTACAATCATGCCTAAGAGTGGCAATATGGCAATGGCTGTAAACATGACTGCCAGGCTTGCTTTGCTTTGATAGGCAGGGGGCGCTAGTTGGGGAGCCGTTACCATCAATACGCCCAAAACAATAATCAAGGCGCTAATAAAAGCAGTTTTGGGCAAAGAGCATATATAAGCTTTTAAACTGTATTTAAGTAGCTCTGGCCCGTTATGAGGTTGATCGAAGTTAAATGTCATTCTAAGTCCTTTTGAATGTACAATTTCTACTTTTAAGTTTAACCGATTTGTCACTGTTTGCTCCCTAAACTTCATCAGTAAAGGAATATAGTTACACTGATTTTAGTTAATCTCTTGAGGCTGGTATACTATATTTACACTGAATAGTTATCTAGCTAAAAAATGAAAGTATTAAAGCCTGAGCATATTGCAAGACTCCTCATTCGTTGCCCCGATGGACCTGGTATCGTGGCTTCAGTCACTACTTTTTTGAAAAACCACGGTGCTAACATCACTGATTTACAGCAGCACTCAACAGATCCTGAGGGTGGTAAATTTTTTATGCGGCTTGAGTTTCAAACGCCGCATTTAGATCTTTCTAAGCACAAACTAGAAGAGACTTTTAAACAAGAAGTAGCACAATTGTTTAAAATGGATTATGAATTTCATTATGCATTACCTTTTAAACGTATGGCAGTGCTTGTTTCCTTGCATGATCATTGCTTGCTTGAGATTTTATGGCGTTGGTCGCGAGGTGAGTTGGCCTTAGAAATTCCCTTTATTATCTCTAATCATAAAGAGTTGGAGCATTTCGCTCAGCATTTCAAAGTACCTTTTCATTATATTCCTGTTGAAAAAGACCGGAAAATTGAGGCGGAGCAAGAGATTTTGAATTTATGTAAAGAGAGAGTCGATGGTATTATTTTAGCGCGCTATATGCAGATCTTGTCTAA is part of the Candidatus Berkiella cookevillensis genome and harbors:
- a CDS encoding enoyl-CoA hydratase-related protein; translated protein: MAQQESIICQQRDNVLIIEFNRAEKKNALSRAMYQSLTQALLEAEQQDSIHAVVLSGSETCFTAGNDLSDFIDAKSMHDLEPVLNLLMLLPRFKKPLIAAVNGLAIGIGTTLLLHCDMVIADHSSQFQLPFINLAACPEAASSFLLPRLVGHVKASELLMLGERFDAQTALQLKIINEIAPIHSALTIALEKANKIASKSPKAIQLTKALLKKPILEEVSSVTAYEAKSFFECLQSKEAQLALQAFFKQ
- a CDS encoding beta-ketoacyl-ACP synthase III, which encodes MTVVISGTGLFTPTQVITNQELVDSFNSYVDDFNQSNKDKITSGEIQALEPSSAGFIEKASGIKQRYVIDKKGILDPTRMRPFIATRAPEEPSLQCEMALKAINQALDVAQINPQEVDGIIVACSNFQRAYPAISIEIAHFLQSAAFGFDMNVACSSATFGIATATAMIEAKQAKTIIVVNPEICSGHLNFRDRESHFIFGDACTALVLQEKSLAKVPHFQIIDTKLTTSYSNNIRNNQGFLTHTEVATQEAIPHHLFMQQGRKVFKEVIPLVCEHLLSHCNSNHIQLEDIKRLWLHQANRSMNELITKKVLNKELNELDAPIILDTFANTSSAGSIICFHQHHHDFIENEIGIICSFGAGYSIGSVLVRKFN
- a CDS encoding S-methyl-5'-thioinosine phosphorylase, translated to MNKVAIIGGSRFITLENFAITHSTTVSTPYGEPSAPLNYGMLGGDKEVVFLPRRDTETPMAPHKINFRANIWALRDAGVQTIIATAAIAGITEQYNSGDLVLPDQLIDYTYGRDNTFFGEDHIAQVDFAEPYSEILRQKIIKKAHELDLELHQHATYGITQGPRFETIAEVKKLAQDGCHVVGMTGMPEAALARELDLDYILLGIIVRVAGKYNKTPEMEAKVLSCEKKLAYLIEQLILDPVT
- the purU gene encoding formyltetrahydrofolate deformylase; its protein translation is MKVLKPEHIARLLIRCPDGPGIVASVTTFLKNHGANITDLQQHSTDPEGGKFFMRLEFQTPHLDLSKHKLEETFKQEVAQLFKMDYEFHYALPFKRMAVLVSLHDHCLLEILWRWSRGELALEIPFIISNHKELEHFAQHFKVPFHYIPVEKDRKIEAEQEILNLCKERVDGIILARYMQILSKDFVEQYPSKIINIHHSFLPAFVGANPYQQAYDKGVKLIGATAHYVTEDLDMGPIIAQDVALVTHRDSPYTLKELGRNVERNVLAKALDYHLDDKIIVDGNKTVIFD
- a CDS encoding ATP-binding protein; the protein is MERIQSSAILKDLKRKMVLITGPRQVGKTFLAKQLAKSYQYPVYLNFDNLQDRNIIHDQAWLFNTDLLILDEIHKMPNWKNYLKGIYDTKAESMHLLVTGSARLEIFNHIGDSLAGRYFLHRLMPLSCAELKQLNKSYNINDLIDKSGFPEPYLINDLIEVNRWRLQYVNSLLATDVFDFNKIQNIQAIRTLFELLKTKVGSPISYQSLAEDIAISPITVKKYIEILEALYIIFRITPFSKNIARSLLKEPKIYFFDSGLIKKNEGAQLENIVAVSLLKHVFAKIDYQAENYALHYLRTKDKEEVDFALIKDETVQQIIEVKSSDKELSKPLYTFHKKYNFPATQLVKNIRIEKMIDNIKVQRAENFLTELIL
- a CDS encoding thioesterase family protein; this translates as MNLYLRLIWLLLRFPFMQKPADPLESTQLDMRVWPNDLDLNMHMNNGRYLTVMDLGRLHLTFVNGLLGACLKRGWLPVLGSAKIHYLKPLNLFQKYKLESKVIYWDEKWIYMEQHFFKEDVLCATALLKALFVGKEGKIPSQQLIDLMGKEIACPPAPEVLKRWIECEKRDEI